Within the Pseudonocardia alni genome, the region GCTGGACCCCGAGCGGCTCGCCGGCATCGCCACCCAGCTCGAGGTGCTCGCCGCGACCCCCGAGCCGCCCACCGAGTGGCCGGTCCGCACGCTGGAGACCGGCGAGCGGGTGTTCGAGCGGCGCATCCCGGTCGGCGTCATCGGCGCGGTGTTCGAGGCCCGGCCGAACGTGACCGTCGACGTCGCCTCGCAGGTCCTCAAGGCCCGCAGCGCCGCCGTCCTGCGCACCGGGTCCGCCGCGCTCGGCAGTGCCACCGCGCTCGTCGAGCAGGTGCTGCGCCCCGCACTGGCCGACGCCGGGCTCCCCGAGGCCGCCGTGCAGCTCGTCCCGCTGCCCGGCCACGCCGGCGCCGAGGCCCTCGTCGGGTTGCCCGACCTGGTGCCGCTGGTCGTCGTCCGCGGGTCCGGGGACGTCACCCGCAAGCTGTCCGTGCTCGGCGCGACCGCGGGCACCCGGGTGCTCGCCCACGCCGACGGCGGCGGCGTCCTCTACCTCGACGCCAGCGCCACCGAGGCCGACGTCACGCGCCTGGTCACCGACTCCACCGACCGGCTCGGCGTCTGCAACCGGCTCAACCTGCTGCTCGTCGACCGGCCCGTCTACGACACCCTGCTGCCGGTCGCGAAGGCCGCCCTCGACGCCCGCGGCATCGCGCTGTCGCTGCCCCCGCACGACCACCCGCTCGGTCACGAGTGGGCGCTGGACTCCGGCGCCGAGGCGCACGTGACGGTCGCCGTCGTCGACGGCCCCGACGACGCCGCCGACACCGCCGCCCGGGAGACCTCCGGCCTGGCCGCGACGATCTGCGCCGCCGACGAGCAGGTCGCGCACCGTTTCATCGACCGCTACACCGGCACCGGGGTGTTCTGGAACGCGCCGTCGCGGCTGCTCGACGGCTACAAGCTGCTGGGGCTGCCCGAGACCGGCATCAACGTCGATCACACCCCCGGCCCCCGCGGCCCGGTCACCTACCGCGACCTCGGGCTGCGCCAGTTCGTGATCCTGCCGCCCGAGCACGCCTGACCGGGCAGGTTGTCGGGGGTGGGGGATAGCCTCGCTCCCGTGTCCGTGATCGCCGACAAATCCGCTCTCGAGCTGCACCGGGCCACGCTGGCCAACGGGCTGCGCGTGCTCGTCGTCCCGGACCCGGCCACCCCGGTGGTCGGGGTCTCGGTGCACGTCGACGTGGGCTTCCGTTCCGAGCCGGAGGGCCGCACCGGCTTCGCGCACCTGTTCGAGCACCTGATGTTCCAGGGCAGCGAGAGCCTGGAGAAGCTGGAGCACTTCCGGCAGGTCCAGTCCGCGGGCGGGATCTTCAACGGCTCGACCCACCAGGACTACACCGACTACTTCCAGGTGCTGCCCGGTGCGGCGCTGGAGCGGGCGCTGTTCCTGGAGTCCGACCGGCTGCGCGCCCCGAAGCTCACCGTCGAGAACCTGCGCAACCAGGTGGACGTCGTGAAGGAGGAGATCCGGCTCAACGTCCACAACCGCCCCTACGGCGGGTTCCCGTGGATCCTGCTGCCGCCGGTCCTCTACGACACCTTCCCGAACGCGCACAACGGCTACGGCGACTTCTCCGAGCTGGAGCAGGCGAGCCTGGACGACGCGGCCGCGTTCTTCGACACCTTCTACGCGCCGGGCAACGCGCTGGTCACCGTGCACGGTGACCTGTCCGAGCACGGCGTCGACGGCACCCTCGCCCTGGTCGAGCGGCACTTCGGGGACATCCCCGCCCGGCCCGTCCCGCAGCGGCCGTCGTTCGCCGAGCCCGCTCCCGGCGCGGAGCGGCGGCAGACCGTGGCCGACGCCCACGCCCCGCTACCCGCCCTGGCGCTCGGCTACCGCGTCCCCGACCCGGCCGCGGAGCCCGACGCCTACCTGGCCCACGCCATGCTCGCCACCGTCCTGGCCGACGGCGAGGCCTCGCGGCTGCAGCGCCGCCTGGTCCACGGCGGCGCCGACGGAGCCGGCCTGGTCACCGACGTCTCGGCGTCCAACGGCCTGATGGGCGGCCCGTTCGACGCCCGCGACCCCGACACCTTCACGATCACCGCGGTGCACCCGGCCGAGGTGTCCGCGGACCGGGTCACCGCCGCGGTCGACGAGGAGCTGGACCGCCTCGCCGAGCAGGGCCCCGGCACCGAGGAGCTGGAGCGCCAGACCGCCCGCTGGGTCGCCGCGCTGCACCGCGAGGACGACCGTGTCATGTACCGGATGCTCGGGCTCGGCGCCCGCGAACTGCTCTACGGCCGCGCCGAGCTCGCCGTGGAGCTCCCCGGCAGGCTGGCCGCCCTGACCGGTGCCGACGTCGCCGCCGCGGCCGCCCGGCTGCGTTCGGCCGGGCGGGCCGTTCTGCTGGTCGAGCCGGCCGCCGAACCGTCCGGGGACGGCGACGCGTGAGCGCCCCGACCCGTCCCGGCACCGTGAACCACACCGAAGGGGGCTCCGCGTGAGCGCCGCCCGCACACACCGCAGCGCGGAGGAGATCGGCCGCACCGAGCGCGGCCCCCGCCCGTTGCCCGCGCTCGGCCGCACCAGGGAGGTGCCGCTGCCGGACGTGCTCACCGAGACCCTGCCGAACGGGCTGACCGTCCTGGCCGCGCGCCGCCCCGGGGTCCCGCTCGTCGAGACCGTCCTGCGTATCCCGGCCGCCTCGCCGGAGCCGGTCGCCGACGCCGCCCGCACCGCGGGCACCGAGGTGCTCGCCGAGACCATCCTGACCGGCACCGCGGGCCGCGACCGGATCGGTATCGACGACGCGCTCGCCTCGGTCGGCGGGGAACTCGGCGTCGCCGTCGACCCGGAGTACCTGCAGGCGGGCGGCTCCGCGCTGGCCACCGGTCTGCCGACGGTCCTCGACGTCCTCGCCGACGTCCTCACCGCCGCCACCCACTCCGACGTCGAGGTCGCCCGCGAGCGGTCCCGGCTGGCCGAGCGGATCGCCGTCGCCCGCGCGCAGCCGCGCACCGTCGCCCGCGAGGCGCTGATGCGCCGCCGCTTCGGCGACCACCCCATCGTCTCGGAGATGCCGACCGCCGAGGCCGTCGCCGCGGTCACCCCCGGGCGCGTGCGGGAGCTGCACGCCGACCTCGTCGTCCCGGACGGGGCGAGCCTGGTCCTCGTCGGGGACATCGACCCCGAGGCCGCGATCGCCGAGGTCGCCCGCCGGCTCGGGGGGTGGACCGGAGACCACCCCGCCCGGTGGCTGTCCGCCCCGCCGGTGCCGCAGGCGGGCGACCTGGAGCTGGTCCACCGGCCCGGCTCCGTGCAGTCCCAGCTGCGTCTCACCGCGCCCGGCCTGGACCGCACCGACGAGCGCTACACCGCGTTCCAGCTCGCGAACCTCGTGTTCGGCGGTTACTTCTCCTCGCGCTGGATGGAGAACATCCGCGAGGACAAGGGCTACACCTACGGCGCGCACTCCGGGCAGGAGTTCGTGCCCGGTGGCGCGGTGCTCGGTCTCGACGCCGACGTCGCCTCCGACGTCACCGCCGCCGCCCTGCTCGAGACCCGCTACGAGCTCGGCCGCATGGTCGCGGTCCCGCCGACCGAGCAGGAGGTCACCTCGGCCCGTCGCTACGCGATCGGCTCGCTGCTGATCTCGCTGGACAGCCAGTCCGCGCTGGCCGGCACCCTGTCCGCGCTGCACGCCGCCGGGCTCGACGTCGACTGGCTCCGGGACCGGCCGCGCCGGCTGGAGGCGGTCACCGTCGACGAGGTCGCCGCGGCCGCCACCGCGCTGTTCGCACCGACCCGGTTCACCGGGGTGGTCGTCGGTGACGCCGACGTGGTCGGGCCACCGCTCGCCGCGCTCGGCGGCGTGGTCCGCGGAGGCGGGCGATGAGCCCCGGGGACTTCTCCCTGACCCAGGAGCCGGTGCTGTCGCGCAACGCGCTCTCCCGCGACGAGAACCGGCGCCTGGACCCGGCCTACGTGCGCGACACGTGGGCGACGGCGCGCGTGGTCGTCGTCGACGAGTCCGGACGCACCCCGGTGGACTGGGAGGTCGAACCGGGCCGCGAGTTCCGCGAGGTCGACGCCGCCGCCTGGGACGACGCGGCGGGCCGTGGCGGGCACGTCCGGACCCGCGCGGGCACCGACGTCGCCGCGGAGCCGCCGGCCGAGGCCGTGCTGCTCGGCGAGCGCGAGGGCGTCCCGTACTGGGCGGTGCGCGTCGGGACCGAACGCACCGCCGACAGCGACATCTTCACCGGCGAGGGGGAATGGGCGGACCTGCGCGCCGCGGGCGCGTTCCTCGACCCGCTCGGGTCCGGGCTGCTCACCGGCGCGGTCGCCACGCTGAACTGGCACGACCGGGCCCGGTTCTGCGCGATCGACGGCACCCGCACCCGCCCGCACAACGCGGGCTGGGCCCGGGTCTGCGACAACGGCCACGAGGAGTACCCGCGCACCGACCCGGCGATCATCTGCCTGGTGCACGACGGTGCGGACCGCGTCCTGCTCGCCCGCCAGCCGGTGTGGCCGGCCGGGCGCTACTCGGTGCTCGCCGGGTTCGTCGAGTCCGGCGAGTCGCTGGAGGCGTGCGTGCACCGCGAGATCTCCGAGGAGGTCGGCATCGCCGTGTCCGACGTGCGGTACCTCGGCAGCCAGGCGTGGCCGTTCCCGCGGTCGCTGATGGTCGGCTTCCACGCGATCGGGGACCCGGAGGTCCCGCTGACGCCGCAGGACGGCGAGATCGCCGACGCCGTGTGGATCACCCGGGACACGCTGCGGGCGGCACTGGCCCGCGGCGACTGGGGCACCCGGGACGAGCCCGACCCCACCGACGGACCGGTGGTCATGCTGCCGGGGAAGGTCTCGATCGCACGCACCATGCTGGAGTCCTGGGCCGCCGCCGGGAACTGACCCCGCAGACGAAGCGGCGGCCCGCCCCCGGTGAGGTACCGGTGGCGGGCCGCCGCGCTCCGTGGTGGGAGATCAGGGGAGGTGTCAGACCCCGAGCCGGGTCTTCACCTCGGAGAAGCTGGGGTTCGTCGCGACCGACTCGTCCGGGAAGACGACGGTCGGCACCGTGCGGTTGCCGCCGTTGGCCTTCTCGACGAACGCCACGGCGTCCGGCTCACGCTCGATGTCGATCTCGCGGTAGCCGATGCCGGCCTGGTCGAGCTGCAGCTTGAGACGACGGCAAAAGCCGCACCAGCTGGTCGTGTACATCGTCAGGTCCGCCATACCGGGTGCAACGGGCCCGCTCGCGGGATTCTTCCCGCCCCGCTGTGACCTGCCCGGCACCCGGACGGGCGGGACGGGCGACCCGTGACCGTCGGGGGTGGGTGTCAGGATGGGTGGGTGCCGTCCCGATCTACCACCCGCCCCGCCCGTGCGACCCGCGCCGTGCCGGACCCGGCGGCCCCGATCGGCGCGGACGGTCTGGACCCCGAGCAGCGGGCCGCGGTGCACGCGCCGCGCGGCCCGGTCTGCGTCCTCGCGGGGGCGGGCACCGGTAAGACCCGCACGATCACCCGGCGGATCGCCCACCTCGTGACCTCGGGCCACGTCGCCGCCACCCAGGTCCTCGCCGTCACCTTCACCGCCCGCGCCGCGGGGGAGCTGCGCACCCGGCTGCGCGCCCTCGACGCCTCCGGGGTGCAGGCCCGCACCTTCCACGCCGCGGCGCTGCGTCAGCTGCGCTACTTCTGGCCACAGATGGTCGGCGGCAGCCCGTGGCCGCTGCTCGACGGCAAGCTGCGGCTCGTCGGCCAGGCGGCCGCCCGCGCCCGGGCCGGCACCGACTCCGACGCGCTGCGCGACCTCGCCTCCGAGATCGAGTGGGCGAAGTCGACCCTGGTCGCCCCGTCGGACTACGCGGCCGAGGTCGCCCGCCGTCGCCGCGACACCCCCGGCCCGGCCGAGCAGGTGGCCGCCGTCTACGCCGCGTACGAGGAGCTGAAGAACGCGAGCGAGCAGCTCGACTTCGACGACCTGCTCCTGCACACCGCGATCGCGCTGGAGGAGCACGGCGGCGTCGCCGAGGAGTTCCGGTCCCGTTACCGGTGCTTCGTCGTCGACGAGTACCAGGACGTCACCCCGTTGCAGCAGCGCCTGCTCGACGCCTGGCTCGGCGACCGCGACGACCTCACCGTCGTCGGCGACGCCAACCAGACGATCTACACCTTCGCCGGCGCCTCCCCCCGGTACCTGCTGGAGTTCCCGCGCCGTTTCCCCGACGCCGCGGTCGTGCGCCTGCAGCGCGACTACCGCTCCACCCCGCAGATCGTCGGCTGCGCGAACCAGCTGATCGGCGCCGCCCGCAACCGGCCCGCCGGGTCCCGGCTGCAGCTCATCGGGCAGCTCCCGCCCGGCCCCGACCCGGACTTCTCCGAGCACGACGACGAGGCCGGGGAGGCCGCCGCCGTCGCGGGCCGGATCCTGACCCTGATCAACGACGGCACCGAGCCGTCGCAGATCGCGGTGCTGTTCCGGATCAACGCCCAGTCCGAGGCGTTCGAGCAGGCCCTGTCCGACGCCGGCGTGCCCTACCAGATCCGCGGCGGGGAGCGGTTCTTCAACCGGCCCGAGATCCGCCGGGCGATGCTCGCGCTGCGCACCGCGGCGCCGGACCAGCGGCCGGGCACCGACCTCGTCGACGTCACCCGCGCGGTGCTCACCGCCCGCGCCGGACTGACCGACGAGCCGCCGAAGGGCGCGACGCTGCGCGCGCAGTGGGAGTCGCTGCTGGCGCTGGTCGGCGTCGCCGAGGAGCTGGCCGCGGTCGAGCGGCAGGCCGACCTGCGCCGGTTGTGCGGGGAGCTGGAGACCCGCGCCGACCACGCGCAGGCGCCCGTCGTCAACGGCGTCACGCTGGCGTCGTTGCACGCGGCGAAGGGCCTGGAGTGGGATGCGGTGTTCCTCGTCGGGCTCGCCGACGGCACCCTCCCCATCGGTCACGCCGGGGACGACGAGGCCGCCGTCGAGGAGGAACGCCGGCTGTTCTACGTCGGCGTCACCCGCGCCCGGCGGGTGCTGTCGATGTCGTGGTCGCTGACCCGGGCCTCCGGGCGCGGGCCGAAGCGACGCCGCTCGCGGTTCCTGTACGGACTGATCCCGGACTCGCACCCGGCGTCCCGGGTGGCCGGCGAGCGCCGGCCCGGGGGCGCCCGGCCCAAGTGCCGCGTCTGCGGGACCCCGCTGTTCGGGACCACCGCTACCAAGCTCCTGCGCTGCGACGACTGCCCGTCCGATGTGGACCTGGAATTGCTGGACCGCCTCAAGCAGTGGCGGTCGGCGGCGGCGAAGGCGCAGGACGTGCCCGGCTTCGTCGTGCTCACCGACGCGACGCTCACCGCGATCGCGGAGCAGCGGCCCGCCGGACCGTCGGCGCTGGTGGGCATCCCGGGGATCGGCGCGGCCAAGCTGGACCGCTACGGCGACGACGTGCTGCGGGTGCTCGCCGAGCACGCGGCGGAGGGTTCACGACCCCCTCTTCGGTAGGGATCGGCGTGAACTTCCGGCGAGACTTCGAATAATCGGTTGCCGTGCCGTGCGCAGCACTTCTACTGTCGTCGGCACCAGGTGGAGCGCCATGCTCCCGACACAGACGCGTCGCGCGGGAGACCGCGGACGGAACCGGAGGAGGTGACGAGATGGGCACGATCGACACGACCGACCTGATCGGCACCACCCTGTCCGTCCCGGCCCCGGTGTGCGTCCCGGAGCAGACCGTCGTCGCGCACGACGTCGCTCACGCGGGCATCGCGGTCACCGGGGAGTCCGGCGTCCGTCGTCGCCACCAGGGGGTGGCGCTGCTCGCGCCGTCGACGCTCCGCGCCACGGGTGAGGTGTACCCGCTGGGCGGCATGCCGGTCGCGGTCACCGGCCCGATCTTCGATGACAAGTGCACAGCTGCGTTCGTTCCCGGGCGCCGAGGGGGTACCTGACCCTCAGCACCCAGCGAGTCCCATCGGGGCCGCGGAACCCACGCACACGGGTTCCGCGGCCCCGATTTTTTTGTCCCCGATTCCGTCCCGAGAGATGACAGATCCCGACCAGACCGGTCTGACCAGTTACAGAGAAGTTCGATCGAGGAGGTCGATCGTGTACGTGCGATCCGTTCCGTGTGACGGCGGAATGATCACCGAGCAGTCCGGCGGCGGCGCCGGACCCGACGAGGTGCGGCTGCGGTCCGTGCCGAGCGTGGGCTCAGCCCTGCCCTGCCGCAACGGCGACGCCGACCTGTGGTTCGCCGAGGCCCCGGCCGAGCTGGAGGAGGCGAAGTCCCGCTGCGGCGGCTGCCCGCTCCGGCAGGCCTGCCTGGACGGTGCGCTGGAGCGCGCCGAGCCGTGGGGTGTGTGGGGAGGCGAGATCTTCGACCACGGTCGGGTGATCCCACGCAAGCGCCCGAGGGGGCGTCCCCGCAAGGCCGACCTGGAGCGCGACCGGGCCCTGGCCCTGGCCGCGAGCCGCTGACCGCAGCCGTACGGGCGCGACGCGCACCGCGGCGCCGCCGACCCACCAGACCCGAGGAGACCGAGACATGAACGACCTGAAGCCGGTACCGGCCGTGCGACCGATTCCCCGCACCGACCGTTCGTCCCACCTCGTGAACCAGGAGAACGTGATGACGCTCATCCAGGAAGCGCTGGCGAGATCCCATCAGCAGGAGGCACAACGGGCGGCGGCCGAGCACCGGCTCGCACGCCGGCTCACCGCGGGCCGCGGCTGGTCCCGGATCGCGGCCTGGGCCGCCTCCCGCGCCGAGCGGGCGCGGCTGCGCGCCGGCTGATCCCGCCGCCGACCGATGCGATCGGTGCCCCGTCCGGACCCGACGTCCGGGCGGGGCACCGTCGTGTCCGGGACCTGCCGGTCCGCCGGTGGGAGAGGGTGCCTCCTCGTCGCTTTGCTCTGCTCACCGATACGCAACACCCCAGTTCAGGGCGCCGGCGACTCCGTGAAGGCGTCGGCGAACTCCGCCGACGGAACGATCTCGGTGATCACGTCGACCAGTACCCCGTCCGGCCCGGCGACGACGAAGTGCCGCTGCCCGAAGTCCTCGTCGCGTACCGGGAGCAGCGCCTCCAGCCCACCGCGGACGACGAGACGGTCCCACTCGGCGTCGACGTCGTCGACCTCGAGGTTCACCAGCGTCCCGGCGGCGGACCGGCCGCGGTACGCCGCCGGGATCGTCGGATGGTCCCGGTCGAGGACGGCGAGCTCGAAGCGTCCGCGACGGAGGCTGACGTACCAGTCGGTGTCGAAGACGACCTCGAATCCCATCGGGCCGGTCCAGAACGCGCGGGCGGCCGGGACATCGGCCGTCGCGAGGACCGGGTAGCAGCTGCGGAGCACGGCACCCTCCCATTCGCATACATACGGTATGTGAAATCTAGTGACGTACCATCGGTACGTCAATTGGGGAGGGGGCGTGGCGTTCGGTCCGGACAGCGCGAGCGGACCCGGTAGGCGCTGCTGGACGAGGCGGACTGCCTGTTCGCCCACAACGGGTACGGCGCGGTCGGGCTGCCGACCGTCGTCGCCGGGGCCGGGGTGACGACGGGCTCGCCCTCCCATCAGTTCGACGGCAGCGCGGCGCTGTTCGCCGCGGTCCTGGAGCGGTGGCGGACCGGGTGGCGGATCGGGTGGTCGACGCGGGGAGGCGGTCCCCGACCCGTGGGGGCGGCTCGTCGCCGGGTGCCGGGTGTTCCTCGGCGCCGCACGGAGCCGTCGGCGGCGCGGATCATGCTCGTCGACGGGCACGGCCTGCTGGGCTGGGGCGCGCCGGCGCGAGCTGGGCGCCGAGTCGTCGGGACGGCACCTTGTCGAGGCGCCGGCCGATCCCGGCGAGCGCGGGGCGCCGGTGCGCAGTCGGTCGAGCCGCTGGCCCGACTGCTGTCGGGAGCCATGAACGAGCACGCCATGTGGCTCGCGGAGCCCGGCACGGCCCATGGGGAGCGAGACCCGGAGCCGGCGCCGACCGGGAGCGGCCCGGTGCCAGCGACCCGGGGCCGGCGCGGAACCGCCGACCGGCGGGTCGGACCCACGACGGGGTGGCGGTAGGACGACCGGACCGGGGAGCGCGGGTGACCGGGGCGCGGCGCGGGCCGCGCTCGACCGGGTACTCGACGGGCTCCGCGTCCGCCCCTGACCCCACGACGCCCCCGAAGACCCCGCCAGCGGCGCCGACCTGCGCTGCTGCGTATCGGTGAGCAGAGCAAAGCGACGACAGGACACCCCCGTCCCGCAGGACCGGAGTAGCGAAGGGAGGTCAGCCGGTCGGGGCGTCCGGCTCGAACATCTCCGGCTGCCACTCGGCGACGATCTCCCGCAGCCGCACGTGGGAGTCGAGCTGGCACAGGATGCCGACGGTCCCCATCGTCACCCGGTGCACCAGCAGGAACCGCGGGGGCAGGTTCAGCGACCGGCCGATCGCCGCCTCCGGGCTACGGAGATCACCGACCCGCTCGGCCTGCTTCTGGATCCATCGGCGGCTGAAGTGGAACTCCTCGGACCCCAGCGGCTCGGTGAAGGGTGCGAGGTAGCCGAGGATCTGCTCGGACTCGATCCGGGCGCCGTCGCGGACGAACCCGGCCGAGCGCATCAGGGCCATCAGGTCGCCGCTGCGCCCCTCGAGCGCGTACTTGGTCATCGTGACCAGCTCGGGGGGCATGCCGTCGGGCATCCGGGCGACGGCACCGAAGTCGAGGACGAGCAGACGGCCGTCGTCGAGGATCCCGAAGTTACCGGGGTGCGGGTCGGCGTGCAGCAGGTGCGCGCGGTCCGGCGCCGAGTAGTGGAAGCGGGCCAGCTGGTTGCCCGCGTGGTCGCGCTCCTCGCGGGTGCCGTCGCGGATGATCGAGGCCAGCGGGCGGCCCTGTACCCACTCCGTGATGACGGCCTTGGGGGCCGAACCGACCACGCGGGGGATCTTCACGTCCGGGTCGTCCTCGTAGAACGCGGCGAACTCGCGCTGGTACGCGGCCTCGTCGCGGTAGTCGAGCTCCTCCTCCATGCGGTCCTTGAGCTCCGCGACCAGCGGCTTGATCTCCATACCGGGGACCAGCGGCTGCAGGATGCGGCTCATCCGCCCGAGCTGACGCAGGTCCGAGCGCAGCGCCTCCTCGGCGCCGGGGTACTGCACCTTGACCGCGACCTCGCGGCCGTCGCGCTTCCAGACCGCGCGGTGCACCTGGCCGATGCTGGCCGAGGCGGCGGGCGTCTCGTCGAAGTCGGCGAACCGGGACCGCCAGGACCGCCCGAACTGCTGGGTGAGCATGTAGTCGACGTCGGCCATGGGCATCGGCGGCGCCGCGGACTGCAGCTTGGTGAGCGCCTCACGGTAGGGCTCGGCGTACTCGTCGGGCACGGCCGCCTCGAACACGCTGAGCGCCTGCCCGAACTTCATCGCGCCGCCCTTGAGCTCGCCGAGCACCTCGAACAGCTGCTCGGCGCTCTTGGTCGCGAGCTGGGCCGCGATCTCGTCGCGGTCACCACCCGTGAGACGGCGCCCGAACCCTGCTGCGGCACGTCCGGCGACGCCGAGCGGGAGGCCGGCGAGCTTGGCGGTGCGCGAGGCGGTTCTTCGGGGAATGTCGCTCACACGGTGATTGTCCACCCGGCCGGGGGATTCCCGCACGGCGCGGTGGGCCCCGGTGCGCTGTCCGGTACCGCTGCAGCCGCTGTGCCGCAGGAACAACCGGGTCGTCGGAACCCCGGACGGGTGAGGACCGTCGCCGCGTCCGCGTCGACCTCCAGCACCGCTCCCCACGACGCGGGCGGCCGGCCGCCACGCACCGGCCCGTCGACGGCGGCGAGCACCTGGCCGACCGCCACCGCCGCCGTCGCGACCAGCACGTGCGGTGCCGCCGACGACGGTCCGCCGGCCGCACCGGGCGCCCCCGCACAACCGGGACACGGCCCCCGGCCCGGCAGGACGAGCGGCCCCACCACGCCGCGGCCGTCGCGCAGGGCCACGAACAGGTGCTCCGACGGAGCCTCCGGCGGCATCGGCCCGTCGTCGGCGAGCACCACCAGGTCCGCGGGCACCCGCCGGGGCGGATCGGTGTCGACACCGGCGTCGCGCAGGAACGTGCGCAGCTCCTCCCCGCGGTCCCGGCCCGGCCCCACCGGCAGCCCGGCCAGCACGTCGTCGGCGCCCGTCACCCCGCCGACCTGCGGGTACAGCTGTCCGATCCCGGCCCGGGCCAGCCCGGCGACGACCGCCACGGCGAGCGCGCCGTCGCCGCGGACCTCGACCAGCGTGCCCTCCCGGCGCCGCCGGACCCGGTCCACGACGTCCGGGTCGGCGAGCAGCCCCGCCCGCCACAGGACGGCGAGCAGCACCGCGACCTCGTCGTCGCCCCGGGTGAGCGCACCGGTCGGGCACGGGCCGTCGGCGAGCCGGTCCAGTGCGTCGACGGCGGCGGGGGACAGCTCCTCCAGCAGCCGGGCCCGGGGTGGGCCGGACCCGATCCGGCGGGCTCGTGGCCCGGCCGGGAGGACGGCGAGGTGGGCGGCGAGCGCGAGCCGTGCGGGCAGTCCGGTCACCGGTGCCACGGTGCCCGCTCCGTGCGGCGACGGGGCCGGAACACGTCCGCGCCGTTCGCATCCGCGAACCGGGGCGGCCTACCCTGGAGCCATGGCGAGTCCCCCGGTAGAGGTCCGACGCAGCGCCCGCCGGAAGCGCATGGTCAGTGCCCGGCGGGAGGGGGAACGGCTCGTCGTGTTCATCCCGGGCTGGATGTCCGCCGAACAGGAACGCGATTGGGTCGCGGAGATGGTGCGGCGCGTCGAGGCGAGCGAGGCCCGCCGCCGCTCACCGGGCCGCAACAACGACGAGGCACTGGCGCGCCGCGGCCTGGAGCTGTCGAAGCGCTGGTTGGAGGGGCGCGCGCGGCCGTCGTCGATCCGGTGGGTGCCGACGATGCGCACCCGCTGGGCGTCGTGCACCCCCGACGACGCCACGATCCGGATCAGCGAGCGCCTGCGGGACGCGCCGGGCTGGGTCGTCGACTACGTGCTGGTGCACGAGCTGGCCCACCTGCTGTCCGCCGCGCACGACGACGTCTTCTGGTCCTGGGTGCGCCGCTACCCGCGCACGGAGCGGGCCATCGGCTACCTGGAGGGCCTCAACGCGGCCGCGGAGCTCGGCATCACCGGTGTCGACGGCGACCCGGCCACTGCCGACGAGCCCGACGGGGTCGCCGACGCCGACGGTGAGGTCGGCGGGTTCGGCGGGACCGGCCCCGGGATGGAGCCGGTCCGCGCGACCGGGACCTGAGCCGGGCTCAGGAGTCCTTCCGGTCCGTCCCGTCCTCGCCGTCGGTGTCCTCCGCGGAGGGCTTCTCCGTCCCGGGCTCCTCCGGGGTCCCGGACGCCTCGGTCTTCCCCTTCTCCGCGTCGGCCGCCATCTGGCGCTCCAGCTCGGCGATCGGGTCGTCCGGGACGGCC harbors:
- a CDS encoding WhiB family transcriptional regulator, translating into MITEQSGGGAGPDEVRLRSVPSVGSALPCRNGDADLWFAEAPAELEEAKSRCGGCPLRQACLDGALERAEPWGVWGGEIFDHGRVIPRKRPRGRPRKADLERDRALALAASR
- a CDS encoding ABC1 kinase family protein, whose amino-acid sequence is MSDIPRRTASRTAKLAGLPLGVAGRAAAGFGRRLTGGDRDEIAAQLATKSAEQLFEVLGELKGGAMKFGQALSVFEAAVPDEYAEPYREALTKLQSAAPPMPMADVDYMLTQQFGRSWRSRFADFDETPAASASIGQVHRAVWKRDGREVAVKVQYPGAEEALRSDLRQLGRMSRILQPLVPGMEIKPLVAELKDRMEEELDYRDEAAYQREFAAFYEDDPDVKIPRVVGSAPKAVITEWVQGRPLASIIRDGTREERDHAGNQLARFHYSAPDRAHLLHADPHPGNFGILDDGRLLVLDFGAVARMPDGMPPELVTMTKYALEGRSGDLMALMRSAGFVRDGARIESEQILGYLAPFTEPLGSEEFHFSRRWIQKQAERVGDLRSPEAAIGRSLNLPPRFLLVHRVTMGTVGILCQLDSHVRLREIVAEWQPEMFEPDAPTG
- a CDS encoding helix-turn-helix domain-containing protein, coding for MDEADCLFAHNGYGAVGLPTVVAGAGVTTGSPSHQFDGSAALFAAVLERWRTGWRIGWSTRGGGPRPVGAARRRVPGVPRRRTEPSAARIMLVDGHGLLGWGAPARAGRRVVGTAPCRGAGRSRRARGAGAQSVEPLARLLSGAMNEHAMWLAEPGTAHGERDPEPAPTGSGPVPATRGRRGTADRRVGPTTGWR
- a CDS encoding M48 metallopeptidase family protein, whose protein sequence is MASPPVEVRRSARRKRMVSARREGERLVVFIPGWMSAEQERDWVAEMVRRVEASEARRRSPGRNNDEALARRGLELSKRWLEGRARPSSIRWVPTMRTRWASCTPDDATIRISERLRDAPGWVVDYVLVHELAHLLSAAHDDVFWSWVRRYPRTERAIGYLEGLNAAAELGITGVDGDPATADEPDGVADADGEVGGFGGTGPGMEPVRATGT
- a CDS encoding VOC family protein; translation: MLRSCYPVLATADVPAARAFWTGPMGFEVVFDTDWYVSLRRGRFELAVLDRDHPTIPAAYRGRSAAGTLVNLEVDDVDAEWDRLVVRGGLEALLPVRDEDFGQRHFVVAGPDGVLVDVITEIVPSAEFADAFTESPAP
- a CDS encoding ATP-dependent DNA helicase UvrD2 → MPDPAAPIGADGLDPEQRAAVHAPRGPVCVLAGAGTGKTRTITRRIAHLVTSGHVAATQVLAVTFTARAAGELRTRLRALDASGVQARTFHAAALRQLRYFWPQMVGGSPWPLLDGKLRLVGQAAARARAGTDSDALRDLASEIEWAKSTLVAPSDYAAEVARRRRDTPGPAEQVAAVYAAYEELKNASEQLDFDDLLLHTAIALEEHGGVAEEFRSRYRCFVVDEYQDVTPLQQRLLDAWLGDRDDLTVVGDANQTIYTFAGASPRYLLEFPRRFPDAAVVRLQRDYRSTPQIVGCANQLIGAARNRPAGSRLQLIGQLPPGPDPDFSEHDDEAGEAAAVAGRILTLINDGTEPSQIAVLFRINAQSEAFEQALSDAGVPYQIRGGERFFNRPEIRRAMLALRTAAPDQRPGTDLVDVTRAVLTARAGLTDEPPKGATLRAQWESLLALVGVAEELAAVERQADLRRLCGELETRADHAQAPVVNGVTLASLHAAKGLEWDAVFLVGLADGTLPIGHAGDDEAAVEEERRLFYVGVTRARRVLSMSWSLTRASGRGPKRRRSRFLYGLIPDSHPASRVAGERRPGGARPKCRVCGTPLFGTTATKLLRCDDCPSDVDLELLDRLKQWRSAAAKAQDVPGFVVLTDATLTAIAEQRPAGPSALVGIPGIGAAKLDRYGDDVLRVLAEHAAEGSRPPLR